A genomic window from Pseudobacteroides sp. includes:
- a CDS encoding DEAD/DEAH box helicase gives MNLEQILDNFKNSEELMRNITSWVEIPPKDAVYSDFPDSVDQRLKDALKKRGITRLYSHQASAVSEAENDKNVVVVTPTASGKTMCYNIPVINNILKDPESRAIFLFPTKALSQDQSAELHELITEVGVDIKTYTYDGDTPQTARKAIRHAGHIVVTNPDMLHSGILPHHTKWNKLFENLKFIVIDEIHHYRGVFGSHLANVIRRLKRICSFYGSRPRFICCSATIANPDELASGIIGEDVVLVDNNGAPMGKKHFIFYNPPVVNKELGIRKSSTIEAKTLAQNLVRNNIQTIVFTRSRLNVEVLVTYLKDVYANKFEGEQRVRGYRGGYLPSLRREIERGLRNGTVTGVVSTNALELGIDIGNLEACVICGYPGSISSTWQQAGRAGRRNSVSATFLIASSSPLDQYIVGNSDYFFTKSPEYGLINPDNLAILYNHIKCAAFELPFTDDEKFGVETTAEILAFMEDAKILRHVGSRWYWMNDVFPAGDISLRSASNENFIIVDITDPKHRVIGETDRFSAPMLLHEEAIYIHEGQQYQVEELDFDDKKAYVRKVDVDYYTDANLAVDMKVIDVFRSEEGKLTDRFSGEVMVSAIVTMFKKIKLYTHENIGSGPVNLPELEMHTTSYWISFSEESTKGMSQLEIQNGLLGLSNIIANCAPIYLMCDPGDIRVVYQVKAPFTIKPTLYIYDSYPGGVGFSEKLYNIHQDLFTATGKMIEQCSCEFGCPSCVGPLNEFSGSGNPKLLTLKFIGHALRNE, from the coding sequence ATGAATCTAGAACAGATTTTAGATAATTTTAAAAATTCTGAAGAGTTGATGAGAAATATAACATCGTGGGTTGAAATACCGCCAAAGGATGCTGTTTATTCAGATTTTCCGGATAGCGTGGACCAAAGGCTAAAGGATGCCCTAAAGAAAAGAGGAATTACAAGGCTTTATTCTCATCAGGCATCAGCCGTAAGCGAGGCGGAGAATGATAAAAACGTTGTAGTAGTTACACCAACTGCATCAGGTAAGACAATGTGCTACAACATACCAGTCATAAATAATATATTGAAGGATCCAGAATCAAGGGCAATTTTTCTGTTTCCCACCAAAGCACTCTCACAGGACCAGTCTGCTGAGCTTCATGAGCTCATCACTGAGGTGGGTGTAGATATAAAAACATATACTTATGATGGGGATACACCTCAAACAGCCAGAAAAGCCATAAGGCATGCAGGACATATAGTTGTTACAAATCCTGACATGCTTCACAGCGGGATACTGCCCCATCATACCAAATGGAATAAATTATTTGAAAACCTGAAATTTATTGTGATTGATGAAATACACCATTACAGGGGCGTTTTCGGTAGCCATCTTGCCAATGTAATAAGAAGGCTGAAAAGAATATGCAGTTTTTACGGCTCAAGACCCAGGTTTATTTGCTGTTCTGCTACAATAGCCAACCCCGATGAATTGGCATCAGGAATTATCGGAGAGGATGTTGTTTTAGTTGATAATAATGGTGCTCCCATGGGTAAAAAGCATTTTATTTTTTATAATCCCCCTGTAGTAAATAAAGAACTTGGAATCAGAAAAAGCAGCACAATAGAGGCTAAGACACTGGCTCAAAACCTTGTTAGAAACAATATACAGACAATAGTTTTTACAAGAAGCAGGCTGAATGTAGAGGTATTAGTTACCTATCTAAAGGATGTATATGCAAACAAATTTGAGGGTGAGCAAAGAGTAAGAGGTTATCGAGGCGGATACCTTCCAAGCCTCAGGCGTGAAATAGAAAGAGGACTTAGAAACGGCACTGTGACAGGCGTAGTAAGCACTAATGCCCTTGAACTTGGCATTGATATAGGCAACCTGGAGGCATGTGTTATATGCGGATATCCCGGAAGTATCTCCAGCACCTGGCAGCAGGCAGGAAGAGCCGGAAGAAGGAACAGTGTTTCTGCAACCTTTCTTATTGCCAGCAGCAGTCCACTAGATCAATATATAGTAGGGAACAGCGATTATTTTTTTACAAAGAGTCCTGAATACGGGCTCATAAATCCGGACAACCTTGCAATACTATATAACCATATAAAATGTGCAGCCTTTGAGCTTCCATTTACAGACGATGAAAAATTCGGTGTTGAAACCACCGCAGAAATACTGGCATTTATGGAGGACGCCAAAATTTTAAGGCATGTGGGCTCAAGGTGGTACTGGATGAATGACGTTTTCCCGGCAGGTGATATTTCGCTAAGAAGTGCTTCCAATGAGAATTTTATTATAGTTGACATAACAGACCCAAAGCATAGGGTAATAGGAGAGACAGACAGGTTCAGTGCACCTATGCTTCTCCATGAGGAGGCAATATACATTCATGAGGGTCAGCAGTACCAAGTTGAAGAGCTGGATTTTGACGATAAAAAGGCATATGTTAGGAAGGTTGATGTGGATTACTATACCGATGCCAACCTTGCCGTGGATATGAAAGTTATTGATGTGTTCAGGAGTGAGGAAGGAAAGCTTACCGACAGGTTCAGCGGAGAGGTGATGGTTTCGGCAATAGTAACCATGTTTAAAAAAATCAAGCTCTATACCCATGAAAACATAGGATCGGGGCCGGTTAATCTTCCTGAACTGGAAATGCATACAACATCATACTGGATAAGTTTTTCGGAAGAATCCACAAAAGGGATGTCACAACTTGAAATACAAAACGGACTTTTAGGTCTGTCAAACATTATCGCAAACTGTGCACCTATTTATCTTATGTGTGACCCGGGAGATATAAGGGTAGTATATCAGGTAAAGGCACCTTTTACCATTAAGCCTACACTTTATATTTATGACAGCTACCCTGGGGGAGTAGGTTTTAGTGAAAAGCTGTATAACATACATCAGGACTTATTTACTGCTACAGGCAAAATGATAGAGCAGTGCAGCTGTGAATTTGGGTGTCCGTCATGCGTCGGCCCTTTGAATGAGTTTTCTGGAAGCGGCAATCCCAAGCTATTAACCCTTAAATTTATAGGACATGCTCTAAGAAATGAGTAA
- a CDS encoding ribonuclease H-like domain-containing protein, whose protein sequence is MYSDLRSKLKQFAEKQNTSEAVKIETNAEIDRLMEGTIESNGMGSFFMHKNTYSMDCVHGNCTLGDFAALDFDYLLKVFSSNVSKLELKDMVFLDTETTGLGGSGTVAFLIGIGYFEEDNFVVKQLFMRDYDEEPAMLCYLDNELAGRKGLITFNGKAFDWNLLNSRFIFNRIKCRQTDPVHLDLLHISRAIWKRKLESCRLISLEENLLDFKRADDIPGYLIPSAYFKYVNDRDASDMKRVLEHNRLDIISMVSLSVKISKLLNNPLEEASDYNEVFGTARIYNRVMDYGKAESCFKHCSVSNNNIIRVEALKELTGLYKNNKDYDGITKCLELIMSTSKTPNIPVMIELAKHYEHRVKDINNAKSITEKAFEICLGNSLLRGVYYKDLKHRLDRLIRKAANKAKV, encoded by the coding sequence ATGTATTCCGATTTAAGAAGCAAGCTTAAACAATTTGCTGAAAAGCAAAACACTAGTGAGGCTGTAAAAATAGAAACTAACGCTGAAATAGACCGGCTTATGGAGGGAACTATTGAGTCAAATGGCATGGGTTCGTTTTTCATGCATAAGAATACCTATTCAATGGATTGTGTTCATGGAAATTGCACTCTGGGAGACTTTGCTGCACTTGATTTTGATTACCTTTTAAAGGTGTTTAGCAGCAATGTTAGCAAATTGGAACTTAAGGACATGGTGTTTCTTGATACGGAGACCACTGGGCTTGGCGGGTCTGGGACGGTTGCATTCCTTATCGGAATTGGATATTTTGAAGAGGATAATTTTGTAGTAAAGCAGCTTTTTATGAGGGATTATGATGAAGAGCCTGCAATGCTTTGTTATTTGGATAATGAGCTTGCCGGCAGGAAGGGACTGATTACATTCAACGGCAAGGCCTTTGATTGGAACCTTTTGAATTCCAGATTTATATTTAATAGAATAAAATGCAGGCAGACGGATCCTGTACATCTGGATTTGCTGCATATTTCCAGGGCTATATGGAAAAGGAAGCTGGAAAGCTGCAGACTCATATCACTTGAAGAAAATCTGCTTGATTTCAAAAGAGCGGACGATATACCGGGATACCTTATACCATCGGCGTATTTTAAATATGTCAACGACAGGGATGCTTCCGATATGAAGAGGGTGTTAGAGCATAACAGACTGGATATCATTTCAATGGTGTCGCTTAGTGTAAAAATCAGTAAACTTCTTAATAATCCTTTAGAAGAAGCTTCTGATTATAATGAAGTTTTTGGTACAGCCAGGATCTATAACAGAGTTATGGATTATGGGAAGGCTGAAAGCTGTTTTAAGCATTGTTCGGTTTCAAATAACAATATTATAAGGGTTGAGGCCTTAAAAGAGCTTACAGGGCTATATAAAAACAATAAGGACTATGATGGGATAACCAAATGCCTAGAGCTGATTATGAGCACATCCAAAACTCCGAACATTCCTGTGATGATAGAGCTGGCAAAGCATTATGAGCATAGGGTAAAGGATATTAATAATGCTAAAAGTATAACTGAAAAGGCTTTTGAGATTTGTTTAGGTAACAGCCTTTTAAGAGGTGTTTATTACAAGGATCTTAAGCACAGGCTGGATAGATTGATAAGAAAGGCTGCTAATAAAGCAAAGGTATAA
- a CDS encoding PA14 domain-containing protein, producing MDKKGIIIYVGKHSVTVLTEDNGYFKLRRKPSMYVSQEIYIKKSDIINEFFILKRVSLVAAVVVFLVGIALYASILHNKSTFNDKVLAYVSLDINPSIQFAIDKDYKVMNADYLNRDAKELMVDLKPEGMKINEAFYIILSRCVDKGIVKENTKNYFLITGALQANINGKAETEANNDKLKNLLSSLKKDVGTMPGEANEIAVFQLNKNDIEAADKSGISLGRYALYKEIVKAGSKISLSDSKNFEVSDLIIAYEEVRKYADHSTPVPDNSDVPNTKQPDASVVTPVPSMKSSDLKNTPIIPSTPGISKAPSSKTNSPNMSNTPSSNKINSDKSSINPSTSKPSSVISLTPKPEEEGTGLRGEYYDNIDLTNLVKTRIDKYIYFMWVSDYPPTSALKNDESYSVRWTGYIKPQYTAEYTFYVTRDNGVRLWIDNKLIIDKWNDQFNVTDTGKIVLQGNEKYDIKIEFYNNTGNGLISLMWSSILMEKSIVPVSCLYPSTSELPVGTVFPGEGKGLTSEYYDNSDLTLLKASGIDKEINFNWGTGSPDKRINQDQKFSIRWTGYIQPINSEDYTFHIDYDGGVRLWIDDKLEINEWAETFKFSTRTREIALKAGHKHKIKLEYFNGALTGRVKLMWSSSSSEKSIVPMSRLFPED from the coding sequence AGAAATATATATCAAAAAGAGCGATATAATCAATGAGTTCTTTATATTAAAAAGAGTATCTTTAGTGGCAGCAGTCGTTGTTTTTTTAGTAGGAATAGCTTTATATGCAAGTATATTGCATAATAAAAGCACTTTTAATGACAAGGTTCTGGCATATGTGAGCCTTGATATTAATCCGAGCATTCAGTTTGCTATTGATAAAGATTATAAAGTGATGAATGCCGATTATCTAAATAGAGACGCCAAGGAATTGATGGTGGATTTAAAACCGGAAGGCATGAAGATAAATGAGGCCTTTTATATTATATTAAGCAGATGCGTGGATAAAGGAATAGTTAAAGAAAATACTAAAAATTATTTTTTAATAACGGGCGCCTTGCAGGCAAATATAAATGGAAAAGCTGAAACTGAAGCCAACAATGACAAGTTGAAAAATCTTTTGAGCAGTTTGAAGAAAGATGTTGGTACTATGCCTGGAGAGGCTAACGAGATAGCTGTTTTTCAGCTAAATAAAAACGATATTGAAGCAGCTGACAAGAGCGGAATTTCTTTAGGAAGATATGCCTTATACAAGGAGATTGTAAAGGCAGGAAGCAAAATATCTCTTAGTGATTCTAAAAATTTTGAAGTATCGGATTTGATTATTGCATATGAAGAAGTGAGGAAGTATGCTGATCATAGCACACCGGTACCGGATAATTCAGATGTTCCGAACACAAAACAGCCTGATGCTTCGGTAGTTACGCCTGTTCCAAGTATGAAAAGCAGTGATTTAAAAAATACACCGATTATTCCAAGTACACCTGGTATTTCTAAAGCACCTTCAAGTAAAACAAATTCACCAAATATGTCAAATACTCCATCAAGCAACAAAATAAATTCTGACAAGAGCAGTATAAATCCATCAACAAGCAAGCCGAGCAGTGTGATATCATTAACGCCAAAACCAGAAGAAGAAGGAACTGGGTTAAGGGGTGAATATTACGATAATATAGATTTGACAAACTTAGTGAAGACGCGAATAGATAAATATATTTACTTTATGTGGGTGTCAGATTATCCTCCGACCAGTGCTCTTAAGAACGATGAATCTTACAGCGTTCGCTGGACTGGTTATATAAAGCCTCAGTATACGGCAGAATACACGTTTTATGTTACCCGAGATAACGGTGTAAGGCTTTGGATCGACAATAAGCTTATTATTGATAAGTGGAACGATCAATTTAATGTAACTGACACAGGGAAAATAGTTTTACAGGGCAACGAGAAATATGATATTAAAATCGAATTCTATAATAATACAGGTAACGGGTTAATATCACTCATGTGGAGCAGCATTTTAATGGAAAAATCAATTGTTCCTGTTTCGTGCTTATACCCTTCGACCTCTGAATTACCGGTAGGAACTGTATTTCCGGGTGAAGGAAAAGGATTAACCAGCGAATATTATGATAATTCCGATTTGACGTTGCTTAAGGCCTCAGGGATTGACAAGGAAATCAATTTTAACTGGGGAACGGGTTCTCCTGATAAGAGGATAAATCAGGATCAAAAATTCAGTATAAGATGGACAGGCTATATTCAACCTATTAATAGTGAGGATTATACATTCCATATTGACTACGATGGCGGAGTAAGGCTATGGATAGATGACAAGCTGGAAATAAACGAATGGGCTGAAACATTTAAGTTCTCCACACGTACTAGGGAAATAGCACTAAAAGCCGGGCATAAGCATAAAATAAAGCTTGAGTATTTTAATGGAGCACTTACTGGAAGGGTTAAGCTTATGTGGAGCAGCTCTTCATCTGAAAAATCTATTGTTCCAATGAGCAGGCTGTTCCCTGAGGATTAG
- a CDS encoding anti-sigma factor domain-containing protein codes for MSSDFINNEVFNNDNLMNALTKMREGDLSLRERFIEENKTMIMKVVSQVLSKSAIPTNSKEYEAAITAFNYCIDHYDFNDNDSFATYSEKIIKEWLYHFLWEESSSSSSSIDPSNDDSKEYLYRNFENKDEIIIFKQKLWEFGITLRDLFFLGPREVDQIMFSLKIARSIADSQTLFNSMFNLRSIPLDDLDERFKVQRKLIEKNKEYIIALAIILKSDLKVLKSYLINISQGKPTENIGIILELFKKDAIVMNFSGQFIIIKVDRSNNRSIGKQVQLNKDGSQLSYNKILKFAGVAAGLAAVIVLVVFGSKVFLNKSVETVSPSPSSKVIILDEPSPVEETYEPSEGPEATEFPETVETAEVSSTPAVIEQTESPIAGFPLDEENDSEDNEPSNSPADPTSTPIQPTRQRATNTKSARPTPTTRRATPKKPADSLAVATKPSIKPSAAPEIAGAKGIPGIVQISSDTYSVKVGDYFSLSMSMSGGNNGTTLILYENNEVISSTSLKDNTPEPQSRTVAIIAEKKGIFNYKWKLVNDFGSSSSGSLTMIVID; via the coding sequence ATGAGCTCGGATTTTATTAACAACGAAGTTTTCAACAACGATAATCTAATGAATGCCTTGACAAAGATGAGGGAAGGAGATCTTTCATTAAGGGAGCGTTTCATTGAAGAAAACAAGACCATGATCATGAAAGTTGTGTCTCAGGTCTTGAGTAAATCAGCAATTCCTACGAACAGTAAGGAATATGAAGCTGCTATTACTGCTTTTAACTACTGTATTGACCATTATGACTTTAACGATAACGATAGCTTTGCTACATATTCAGAAAAGATTATTAAGGAGTGGTTATATCATTTTTTATGGGAGGAAAGCTCAAGTAGCTCATCTAGTATAGATCCCTCCAATGATGATTCAAAAGAATATTTGTATCGTAATTTTGAAAATAAGGATGAGATCATTATTTTCAAGCAAAAGCTATGGGAATTCGGTATAACCTTAAGGGACCTTTTCTTCCTAGGCCCAAGAGAAGTAGATCAGATCATGTTTTCATTAAAGATTGCAAGGTCCATTGCAGACAGTCAAACACTTTTTAACAGCATGTTCAATCTTAGGTCTATTCCCTTGGATGATTTAGACGAGAGGTTTAAGGTACAAAGAAAACTTATAGAAAAGAATAAAGAATACATAATAGCCCTTGCAATAATATTAAAAAGTGATTTGAAGGTGTTAAAAAGCTATCTCATAAACATATCCCAGGGTAAGCCTACAGAAAACATAGGTATCATACTTGAGCTTTTCAAAAAAGATGCTATTGTAATGAATTTTTCAGGGCAGTTCATTATTATAAAAGTGGACAGGAGCAATAACAGAAGCATCGGCAAGCAGGTTCAGCTTAATAAGGACGGTTCACAACTATCCTACAACAAAATATTAAAGTTTGCAGGTGTTGCTGCAGGTTTAGCTGCTGTTATTGTGCTTGTTGTATTCGGAAGTAAAGTATTTCTTAATAAATCAGTTGAAACTGTATCCCCTTCTCCCTCAAGCAAGGTAATTATATTGGATGAGCCTTCTCCAGTGGAAGAAACCTATGAGCCTTCTGAAGGTCCAGAAGCTACAGAATTTCCTGAGACTGTAGAAACAGCGGAAGTCAGCTCCACTCCTGCTGTTATTGAACAGACAGAGTCTCCCATAGCAGGTTTTCCACTAGACGAAGAGAATGATTCAGAGGATAATGAACCTTCAAACAGTCCTGCTGATCCAACTTCAACACCGATTCAGCCCACAAGGCAGAGAGCAACCAATACAAAATCGGCAAGACCTACACCCACAACAAGAAGAGCAACACCTAAAAAGCCAGCGGATAGTCTTGCAGTAGCTACTAAGCCATCGATAAAACCTTCAGCAGCTCCAGAAATAGCAGGTGCTAAGGGTATACCAGGAATTGTTCAAATATCATCGGATACTTATTCTGTAAAAGTCGGGGATTATTTTTCGCTATCAATGAGTATGTCGGGAGGAAATAACGGAACTACACTTATTTTGTATGAAAACAATGAAGTTATTTCATCAACCTCATTGAAAGATAATACACCGGAGCCGCAATCCAGAACAGTTGCCATCATTGCCGAAAAGAAAGGTATTTTCAATTATAAGTGGAAACTTGTTAATGATTTCGGATCCAGCTCCAGCGGTTCATTAACAATGATTGTAATCGATTGA